The genomic window CAATGGCAGCTTGATTTGCGCTATCCTCTGCAATGTCCTTCTCATACCTTTGATGGCGTATTCTCCGAACACACGCTAGAGCATTTATATATTGACGATGCGATTGCTTTATTGAGGGAGATTTTTCGGATTCTAAAGCCTAATGGCACAATCCGCCTAAGTGTGCCTGATTTAGAACTGAATATACAGCAATACCTTAATGCAAAAAAACAAGATTCTACCCAACGAGCTTTAGCAAGTGAGTATATAAGAAAACTCACACAAGAATACCTCCATTTAAGCGTATGGGATTATGATAGATTAGCTTATACACTTGAAGCGGTTGGTTTTGTGGATATTCAACACTCCTCTTTTAATAATGGACGCGATACATTATTGCTTTTTGACGCAAAAGAGAGATCTTTTTCAAGCCTTTATATAGAAGCAAGCAAACCTCTATAACACAAAAGGCGTGTTTTGATACACCGAGAAATTAAGCCAATTTGCAAACATCACGCTTGCGCTTGATTTCCACGATAACACAGGCTCGTTACGCTCATTGAAATACCCAAATGGTTTTTCAATCTCTAAGCCCTTTTGCTTATCGCGCTCATATTCTAATAAAAGCGTGTCTTTGGCATATTCGGGGTGAGAGAGGATAAAATAATCTTTTTCATCTTTGAGCACACTCACACCGCTTTGCTCCCCTTGAAGCAAGACCTTTAAACTTGTGTGCTTAATATAAGATTCATCAATGCCTGAATGCCTAGAATGAGGCATATACACAATTTCATCTAAGCCATTAAGGAGCAAATCTTCTTGTATCTTACTATGCGCGAAAATACCAAAAAGCTTTTTGTCTAGGGATATTTTTGGAATCTTATGAAAATAATATAGCCCTGCCATAGCCCCCCAACATAAATACAAGGTGCTTGTGCAATGATTTTTCAAATATGTCATAATCTCCACAAGCTCACTCCAATACACCACCTCATCAAATGCCAAATGCTCAATGGGCGCACCTGTAACAATTGCACCATCAAAGTTGCGTCCTTTAATCTCGCTAAAATTCACATAGAATCTATCAAGGTGGCTTTTAGGCGTATTTGTCCCAATATAACTCGCTGTTGAAAGCAATGTAATATTAACTTGCAAAGGAGAATTTGCAAGGAGAGAGAGAAGCTGATTTTCTGTCTCAATTTTTGTAGGCATAAGGTTAATAATTAGCACCTCTAGCGCCCTAATATCTTGATGTATTGCGCGTTTTGCCCCCATAATAAAAGCATTTTGTTGCAAAAATGTATAAGCAGGTATATCCTCTGGTATCACAACAGGCATAGCAATCCTTTTATCTCCCAATTTATATGAACTATCTTAAGATTCAATAGCCTTTTTCAAATCCGCAATAAGATCTTGTGCGCATTCCAAGCCTATGCTTAAACGAACTGTGCAAGGCGTAATACCTGCAGATTCTAATTCCGTTTCACTAAGCTGTGAATGCGTAGTAGAGGCAGGGTGAATGATAAGCGACTTACTATCGCCAATATTAACCACCATTGCAAAAATCTCTGTGCTATTGCAAATTTTTTGTGCCTCTTCAAAGCTTTGTGCTTCAAAGCTAATAAGCCCCGAGCTTTGCGAGTTTGCATAATATTTATCAAGCAGAGATTTGTAAGGATTGCTTGATAGAGATGGGTAAGATACACTGCTTATTTTAGGGTGAGATTCCAAAAATTGTGCGACTTGCAATGCGCTTTGACTATGCTTTTTAATGCGTAGCTCCAAAGTCTCTAATCCTTGCAATAAAAGCCAAGCTGATTGTGGAGAAAGTGTCGCACCGATATTTCTTAGCCATTCTGTAATAAGGCGAATACTGAAAATAGGTAGAGGCAAACTCGCATAAACAAGCCCGTGATAGCTAGGGTCTGGCGTATTAAAGGCAGGATAACGTGGATTATCCTTAATAAGCGCATTTAATCCTGCTCGCTCTATAATCGCCCCACCTAGAGCATTGCCTTGCCCATTAACATACTTACTCAAGCTATACACACTAATATCAACCCCATAATCAAAAGGCTTATGCAAAAATGCAGTAGCCACGGTGTTATCGCAAATGCTAATGATTTTGTGCTTTTTAGCAATGGCTGTGATAGATTCTGTATCGGCGATAGAAATTTGCGGATTAGAAATACTCTCAAAGAAAATTGCCTTTGTTTTAGAATCTATAACCTTTTCAAGTGTGCCATTAATATCATCAATATCAAACACGCGCGCTTCTATGCCAAATCGTTTTAAAGTATGCACAAAAAGCGTTTGTGTGCCACCATAAATTTTATTTGAATACACGATGTTATCGCCATTCTCCGCACAATTTGCAATCGCATAAAAAATCGCCGCACTTCCACTTGAAGTAGGCACACCAAACACACCTCCTTCAACAGCTGCAAGTCGCGCACCAAGCACATCTGTCGTAGGATTTGTAAGGCGCGTATAAATATTGCCAAGCTCTTTTAAGCCAAATCGTGCTGCGGCTTGAGCTAAGCTTTCAAAACTATAAGCAGTATTTTGATAGATAGGCACACTCATAGTGCGTTGGGTATCATAAGTATAACCCGCGTGAAGTGCGAGTGTGTCTTGTGAAAAATTATTGTGTTTGAGATTTGCCATTTACAATCCTTTGCGATAAAATTTGACTGCATATTATCACATAAAATTAATGTTACAATATGTATTCTATAAAAATACGCAAAAATTATACAAATGTTACTTTTTACAAATATTTTAAATTACATATTGTATTTTCATTTTTTGCAGATTCTTATGCTATGTGGATTTGGACTTACAAAGCAGATAGAAAGTGAATCCACAAAATATATATTACTTCTTGCAGGACATTTATCAAACATAGTCTTGGCACAAATGCCACGCCTCGCTTACAAATCACATAAAATGCAAAAAATATTTTAAAATGCTATTAAGGTATTATCCATTAGAATCCGCTGTTTTAAGCCTTTGCGTTATTATAGTTTCTATGATTTTGGCATTATTTAGCGTTTGATTTTAGGAG from Helicobacter typhlonius includes these protein-coding regions:
- a CDS encoding class I SAM-dependent methyltransferase; its protein translation is MPQWQLDLRYPLQCPSHTFDGVFSEHTLEHLYIDDAIALLREIFRILKPNGTIRLSVPDLELNIQQYLNAKKQDSTQRALASEYIRKLTQEYLHLSVWDYDRLAYTLEAVGFVDIQHSSFNNGRDTLLLFDAKERSFSSLYIEASKPL
- a CDS encoding homoserine O-succinyltransferase; translated protein: MPVVIPEDIPAYTFLQQNAFIMGAKRAIHQDIRALEVLIINLMPTKIETENQLLSLLANSPLQVNITLLSTASYIGTNTPKSHLDRFYVNFSEIKGRNFDGAIVTGAPIEHLAFDEVVYWSELVEIMTYLKNHCTSTLYLCWGAMAGLYYFHKIPKISLDKKLFGIFAHSKIQEDLLLNGLDEIVYMPHSRHSGIDESYIKHTSLKVLLQGEQSGVSVLKDEKDYFILSHPEYAKDTLLLEYERDKQKGLEIEKPFGYFNERNEPVLSWKSSASVMFANWLNFSVYQNTPFVL
- a CDS encoding O-acetylhomoserine aminocarboxypropyltransferase/cysteine synthase family protein; its protein translation is MANLKHNNFSQDTLALHAGYTYDTQRTMSVPIYQNTAYSFESLAQAAARFGLKELGNIYTRLTNPTTDVLGARLAAVEGGVFGVPTSSGSAAIFYAIANCAENGDNIVYSNKIYGGTQTLFVHTLKRFGIEARVFDIDDINGTLEKVIDSKTKAIFFESISNPQISIADTESITAIAKKHKIISICDNTVATAFLHKPFDYGVDISVYSLSKYVNGQGNALGGAIIERAGLNALIKDNPRYPAFNTPDPSYHGLVYASLPLPIFSIRLITEWLRNIGATLSPQSAWLLLQGLETLELRIKKHSQSALQVAQFLESHPKISSVSYPSLSSNPYKSLLDKYYANSQSSGLISFEAQSFEEAQKICNSTEIFAMVVNIGDSKSLIIHPASTTHSQLSETELESAGITPCTVRLSIGLECAQDLIADLKKAIES